The Thermoanaerobaculia bacterium nucleotide sequence GTCGTCCATCGTCTGGAACAGAGGAATGTCCCGAAGAAGATCGGCGTTTGTCGGCATGCGCGAATTGTATGCGGGGGGAAAAGAAAAGGGGCGGATTTCCGCCCCCCGGGTCGTCGGGAGAGAGGCTTCGTCCTCAGTACCGCCCGCGGCCTCCGCGCCCGCCCCCGCCCTCTTCGCGGGGCCTGGCCTCGTTGACGGTCAGCGCCCGTCCGCCGAGATCGCGGCCGTTCAGCGCGGACATCGCCGACTTGGCGGCCTGGTCGTCGGAAAACTCGACGAAGCCGAAACCCTTCGAGCGCCCGGTCTCCCGGTCCATGATGATCTTCACGGAGTCGGGATTTCCGTAGGCGCCGAAGAGCTCGCGCAGCTCGTCCTCGGTCGTGTTGTAGGAGAGGTTCCCCACGTAGAGTTTCATCGAATCCTCATCGGCCGGAACGCGCCGGCCCCGGCTCCTCGATTCCCGATGCAGCCGCCGGTCGAAGCCGCAACAGGTTCTCGCAATGCATCGTTCAGGAGTTCAGCAAGTGCCTCACAGAAGCGGCAGAACGATACGAGACCTCGAATTGTACCGACGGAAAAAGGGAAATCAAGCGCGGCGCGGGCCTCGAACGGCCGCCCACGGCGTCCTCGACGTCGGAGGGTCGAATCGGCGAGCCGCAGGCTCGGGCGGGATGGCGCGACGAGGCGCGAACGAGAGCCGGGGGCCGGGCGGCACGCGCCCGTATTCGTCCGACGCATCCCCGCAGCCCTACTCGAGGCGGGCGTCCATCGTGATGTCGGCCTTGAGCAGCCTCGAAATGGGGCAGCCCGTTTTCGCGTTGGCGGCGGCCGTCTCGAACTTCGCGCGGTCCGCGTTCGGAACCTTCGCCGTGACGTCCAGATGGACCGCGGTCACGGTCCAGCCGGCCTCGAGCTTCTCCATCGTGACGGTCGCGGACGTCCGGATGCTGTCGGCGGTCATCCCCGCCGCGCCGAGCTGTCCCGAAAGCGCCATGCTGAAGCATCCCGCGTGCGCGGCGGCGATCAGCTCCTCGGGATTGGTGCCCGCGCCGTTCTCGAAGCGGGTCCCGAAGGAGTAGGCCGTCTCCTTCAGCGCGCCGCTGTCGCTCGAGATCTTTCCGCTTCCCTCTTTGAGGCTGCCGTTCCACACCGCCGAAGCTTTTCTCTTCATCCTTTGTCTCCTCGGCCGCCGACTCTATCCGGCGGAGAAGCGTTTCTCCAAGCCCTCGAATCCCGCGGCGCCCCGGCGGTCAGGTTCGGCGGTCGCCGCGGTGGTGAGGATCGGATGGGGCCGGAGTCGCGGAGCCGGGACGGCGTTTCTCGACGTTGTCCTCGGCTCCGCTCCAGCCGTCGTTCTCGGGGGCGTCGGCCTGCGCGACGTCCTCCGCCGCGGCGCTTCGGTCGCCGGCGAAATCGGAATCTCCGTCCGCCTGAGGGCGGGCCGCGCGCCCGGCGGGAAACGGTTTCTCCGCGGCGGCGGATTCGCGAGACGGCTTGCCGGTCTTCGCCATCACGCGCTCGCGCAGGTGGAATGGCCGCACGGACAGTGTCGGCCGTGGCGCCCCGTCGTCTGCGCGTCGGCGCACGAATCGCTGCAGAATTTCTTTCCGCCTCTCTGGACTCCCGTTTCCCGGCAATGACAGCCTTCGTGTTCACACATGGGTTTCACCTCCACCGAATTCGCAGCAAGATCGCTGCCGGCAGGCGGGTGGGAAGTGCCTTCTTCCTCCTTTCCGGTTGTGCGCGGAAATCATTGGAAAGGCAGCTCTTGCGGGATATCCGTGGCACGGAAAGTGCTCCTTCGAATAGCGGAGCCAATCCCGGTTCCAGCGGTTTCAGACGGAGGTTGAGAAATGAAGAATCCTTTGAATACGACGCTTTTCGGCGCCGCCCTTCTCGTGGCGGCGGCCGGTTTCGCGCAGAGCTCCACGAGCCCCCAGAAGGGCGACGAAGATCGAACCCCGACTTCGTCGACGAGCTCGTCGACCACCAACAACACGGATAGCGGCTCGACCGGCAGCACGTCGGGGAGCACCTACGGCTCGACGACCGGAAGCACCAGCGGAAGCGCGACCGGCAGCACGGGAACGTCGGGAACGAGCGGAACCTACGGCACGACGGGCTCGACCTACGGGTCGTCGACGATGGCGCCGCGGACCTACGCCGGGACGGTCAAGACGATCGACGCCGGCCACACGCTCGTGATCACGATGGCCAACGGCCGGACGCAGACCTTCGACATCAGCGGCTCGCCGACGATGGACAACTCCGTCGCGGTGGGAAGCCGCGTGCGGGTGAAGCAGACGGTCGACGCCAGCGGACACACGGTCGTGACCGTCGAACCCTATCGCTGAACGCTGTTCGAGCGACGATGGGACGCCCGACCGGGCGTCCTTTTTTTTGCGTGTCGCCCCGTTTTCGCCTCGCGTCCGCGCTTCGAGGCGATCACGACGAGGCGGTCGGGAGCCGGCCCGAGATAGTTGAACGGCGTGCAGGTGACCAGCGTGAGCTTCGGGGTCCGGGTGGGCCGTTCGAGCTCGACGTGATCGGGAGTCACGACGAGGACGCGCTCCACGACGTAATCGTCCACGCCCGCCCCGGTGATGAGCGAGAAGACGTCCCCGGCGACGGCGGACTCGAGCGGGGAGAAGTACGAGGTGCGGTGGGCGGCGATCACGCAGTTGCGGCGCCGATCCGGCACGCCGGGGAGCGCGGTGCCGTCGACGAGCCCCGCACCGCGGCGGAGCTCGGACTCGGCGGTTCCCTGGTAAACGGGGGCGAGCAGCCCGAAACGAGGGAATTCGATCCAGGCGATCGCCTGGTCGAAATCGGCGCCCGGGGGCGCCTCCGGCGGACAGTGGAAGCCGTCCGGGTGAAACGCGGGATCATCGCCCGGCAACTGGGCCGAGACCGCACCGGAGCCGCTCGCGAGCACGAGCGCGGCTCCGATGCAGCGAACGAGCCGGCCGGCACTCACGAGGCGCCTCCGGGTTGCCACGAGCGGTTCCGCCTCAGCGGGCGAGACGCGCGGCGAACTTCAGGGCTTCCTTGTAGCCCTTCGTCTTTCGGAGCTTCTTGACCTGCTCCTTCTGGACCTTCGACAGCCGGCGCACCAGGGTCATGTATCGGGCCTGCAGGACCCGAAGCTGCCGCGTGGCTTTCGGAAGGTTCTTCTTGACGATCTTCCGCGTCGCCTTGCGTCCCCGCTTGATGCCGCGCCGGGTTTCCTTGACGGCGACTCTCGCGAGAGGTTCGAGGGCCTCGACCAGATCGTCCAGTCCGGACTTCAAATCTTCGATGATCGTGAATACGTTCGTCTTTGCCAAAGTGTCCTCCTCACCCGATCGATTGTATCGGATCGCACGCCCGCCGCCTGATGCCGATGCCCTGTTCGTCGAAAACCCTGACTGTGACTGACTATTTGTGTGACTGTCGTGTTCACGGCGCTCGGAGGCACACATTCGAAACCGCGCCCGCCCTCAATGCAGAGGCGCGGAGATGGGCTTGCCGCGTCCCCGCCTGAACAGCAGCAGCAGCGGAATGCACAGCAGGAAGAAGACGCCGACGATCCGGAACGCGTCCATGTAGGTCAGGAGGAACGTCTGGCGCGTCACGATCCCCTCGATCGCGCCCGCCGCCTGCCGCTTCGCCTCGGCGAGCGGCGAGCCGCGCCCGACGAGCGCGGACGTGATCGCGGCGAGCCGCTGGCGCAGGGCGAAGTCGTACACCGAGACGTGCGTCAGGAGGTTCTGGCGGTGCGTCGCGGAGCGATGCTGGATGTACGTCGCGATGAGCGCGATCCCGAACGACCCTCCGAGCTGGCGCATCATGTTCGTCAACCCCGCTCCCTGCGGAATGTCGCGCCCGCGCAGGTTCGAGAGCGCGAGCGTCGTCAGCGGCACGAAGAGGAGGCCCAGCCCGACGCCGCGGAAGATCAGCGGCCAGAAGAAATCCGAGCGCCCGGAATCGAGCGTCGAATGCGAGAGCATCCGGGTGAAGACGAAGAAGGAGATGAAGCCGAGCGCGTTCATGATCTGCGGCGGGAATCCGCGCTGGAGCGCCTTGCCGACGACCGGCATCATGATCGCCGTCGCCATCCCCCCCGGCAGGAGGATCAGGCCGGTCTGCATCGCGGTGAAGCCGAGGAGGTTCTGGATGAAGACGGGGAAGATGAAGACCGACGAGTAGAGACCGAAGCCGAGGATGAACGTGAAGAGCGTCCCGACCGCGAGCGACCGGTCCTTGAGCACCCGGAGGTTGACGACCGGGTGCTCCGCGGTCAGCTCGCGCCAGACGAACCCCACGACGCCGATCGCCGCGACGACCGCGAGGACGGTGATGTACGGCGCCGAGAACCAGTCCTCGCGCTCACCGCGCTCCAGCACGACCTGGAGCGACCCGATGCCGAGCACGAGGAGCGCGATCCCGGCCCAGTCGACGCGTCCGAGATGGTGCTTTTCCTTCGGGTCGTGGATGAACGTGAGCGTGAGGAACGTCGCGACGATTCCGATCGGAATGTTGACGTAGAAGATCCACGGCCAGTTGTAATTGTCGGTGATCCAGCCGCCGAGCGTGGGCCCGATGGTCGGCCCCACGACGACGCCGAGTCCGAAGAGGCCGTTGGCGAGGCCGAGCTCCTCCGGCGGGAACGTCTCGACGATGATCGACTGCGAGGTCGACAGGAGCGCGCCGCCGCCCACTCCCTGGACGAACCGGAACACGACGAGCTCCCAGATCCCCGTCGCGTGCCCGCAGAAGAAGGAGGCGATCGTGAAGAGGACGATCGACCCGGCGAAGTAATTCCGCCGGCCGAAGAGCGACGAGAGCCATCCCGTCATCGGGATGACGATGACGTTGGCGACGACGTAGGCGGTCACGACCCAGGCGACCTCGTCGAGCGTCGCCCCGAGGTTCCCCATCATCTGCGGGAGGGCGACGTTGACGATCGACGTGTCGATCAGCTCGATGAGCGACGCGAGGATCACCGTGATCGTGATGATCCATTTGCGGGCGCCGTGCTCCGACATGCGGCCGGGTCAGCCGAGGTCGACGATCGTCGTGACGCTCATACCCGTGCGCAGCGGGTAGCGCGGATCGGGCGGGTCGGTCGGCACGATCTTCACGGGGATGCGCTGCACGACCTTCGTGAAGTTCCCGGTCGCGTTGTCCGGGGGGAGCAGCGAGAACTTGGCGCCGGTCGCGGCCGCGAACGAATCGACCCGGCCGTGGAAGACGTGGTTCGGGTAGGCGTCGACCTCGAAGGTGACCGGCTGGCCGACACGCATCCGCCGGAGCTGCGTCTCCTTGTAGTTGGCGACGACCCAGACGCGGGCGTCCTGGACGATGGCCATGAGGGGCTGTCCCGACTGGACGAGCTCTCCCACCTCGACGTTCTTCTTCGAGACGATTCCCGAAGAGGGAGCGGTGACCGTCGCGTACGCGAGCTGGAGGCGGGCGAGGTCGAGATCGGCCTGCTTCTGCGCGACCTGCGCCTGCGCGGCCGCGACCGCCTGGGCGGCGGCGTTTCGCTGGGCGGCGGCGGTGTCGGCGGCTCCCCGCGCCTCGTCGTACTGCTGCTGCGAGATCTCCTCCTTGGCGCGAAGGGCCGCGTACCGCCCGAGATCGCTCGCCGTCCGGCTCCGCGCCGTCTCGGCGGCGGAGACGTTCGCGCGCGCGAC carries:
- a CDS encoding RNA-binding protein → MKLYVGNLSYNTTEDELRELFGAYGNPDSVKIIMDRETGRSKGFGFVEFSDDQAAKSAMSALNGRDLGGRALTVNEARPREEGGGGRGGRGRY
- a CDS encoding OsmC family protein, which produces MKRKASAVWNGSLKEGSGKISSDSGALKETAYSFGTRFENGAGTNPEELIAAAHAGCFSMALSGQLGAAGMTADSIRTSATVTMEKLEAGWTVTAVHLDVTAKVPNADRAKFETAAANAKTGCPISRLLKADITMDARLE
- a CDS encoding class D sortase, which gives rise to MSAGRLVRCIGAALVLASGSGAVSAQLPGDDPAFHPDGFHCPPEAPPGADFDQAIAWIEFPRFGLLAPVYQGTAESELRRGAGLVDGTALPGVPDRRRNCVIAAHRTSYFSPLESAVAGDVFSLITGAGVDDYVVERVLVVTPDHVELERPTRTPKLTLVTCTPFNYLGPAPDRLVVIASKRGREAKTGRHAKKRTPGRASHRRSNSVQR
- a CDS encoding DHA2 family efflux MFS transporter permease subunit, translating into MSEHGARKWIITITVILASLIELIDTSIVNVALPQMMGNLGATLDEVAWVVTAYVVANVIVIPMTGWLSSLFGRRNYFAGSIVLFTIASFFCGHATGIWELVVFRFVQGVGGGALLSTSQSIIVETFPPEELGLANGLFGLGVVVGPTIGPTLGGWITDNYNWPWIFYVNIPIGIVATFLTLTFIHDPKEKHHLGRVDWAGIALLVLGIGSLQVVLERGEREDWFSAPYITVLAVVAAIGVVGFVWRELTAEHPVVNLRVLKDRSLAVGTLFTFILGFGLYSSVFIFPVFIQNLLGFTAMQTGLILLPGGMATAIMMPVVGKALQRGFPPQIMNALGFISFFVFTRMLSHSTLDSGRSDFFWPLIFRGVGLGLLFVPLTTLALSNLRGRDIPQGAGLTNMMRQLGGSFGIALIATYIQHRSATHRQNLLTHVSVYDFALRQRLAAITSALVGRGSPLAEAKRQAAGAIEGIVTRQTFLLTYMDAFRIVGVFFLLCIPLLLLFRRGRGKPISAPLH
- a CDS encoding HlyD family secretion protein gives rise to the protein MEEPLKKSPHAPESPREAAPRRRRRRFVPWLVAALVVGAGAIYGIRTIAFYRHHAKTDDAQIEGHIDPVLPRVSGYVTEIRVDDNQRVSAGDVLLKIDTRDIEARIQTAEGALQNARAQVAVARANVSAAETARSRTASDLGRYAALRAKEEISQQQYDEARGAADTAAAQRNAAAQAVAAAQAQVAQKQADLDLARLQLAYATVTAPSSGIVSKKNVEVGELVQSGQPLMAIVQDARVWVVANYKETQLRRMRVGQPVTFEVDAYPNHVFHGRVDSFAAATGAKFSLLPPDNATGNFTKVVQRIPVKIVPTDPPDPRYPLRTGMSVTTIVDLG